A window of Candidatus Peribacteraceae bacterium genomic DNA:
AGCCCGCTGACTGCAGGCCGCGGATGGCCTGCTCGCGCCCCGGCCCCAAGCCTTTCACCTCCACATCCACGGACTCAATGCCCATGGGCTTCACCTTGAGGGAAGCGGTCTCCGCAGCCACCTTGGCGGCGTAAGGCGTGGATTTGCGCGTACCCTTGAAGCCCGCGGCGCCCGCCGAGCTCCAGCCGAGGACATTGCCTGCGGGGTCGGTGAACGTGATGATGGTGTTGTTCTCGGACGCATGGATGCACACGCGGGCACGGGGGACGTGCCGCTTGCTCTTCTTGCGCTTCGCGGGCTTGCCCGCCGTCGCCTCGTCGGCGGAGGGGGCGGCTGCTCCGGGGAGGTCCGTCTGCGAGAGGATTTCCGCTGCCGTTGGTGCCTTCTGCGCGTCTGCCATGGGAGGGATGAGAATGAAGAATTAAGAATGAAGAATGATGAATGAGATCTGTCGGCCTTTCATGATTCGTAATTCCTAATTCATAATTCTTCTCAAGGAAAAGAATAAACACATATCATGTCTTCGTAAGAACGGTGCGCCCGGACAACCCCGTCTTCTTCTTGCCGCGCTTCGTGCGCGCGTTGCGGCGGGAGGTCTGCCCGCGGACCGGCAACTTGCGGCGGTGCCTGTAGCCGCGCCACGTGCCGATATCCTGCAGGCGTTTGATGTCCATGGAGACCTTGCGCATCAACTCGCCTTCCGTGAGTTCCTTCTCCACGCGCGAGCGGATGCGGGCGGCATCCGTTTCGGAAAGGTCGTCGGCATGGGCGTGCAGGCTGATGCTGAGTTCGTTGAGGATGCGCCGGGAGAGCGGGCGCCCGATGCCTTTGATCGCCGTGAGGGAGATCTCGATGCGCTTTCGGCCTGGGAGAACGACGCCGGAGATACGAAGCATAATGTTGGAAGAAAAGAGAAGTGACTGACCGCTGTCCGCTGACAGCTGACTGCTACCCTTGCCGCTGCTTGTGACGCGGGTTCTTGCACACGATGCGGCGGATCACCTTCCCCTTGCCGTTGCGGCGGAGGACGAGACGGCAATCTTTGCAACGCGGTTTGACGGAGGGACGGACTTTCATCGTGCGGGAGAGGGTTGGGGTGAGGGTACGGTAGGAGGGGGCGGAGTGTGCGTGCCGACCGTCTGTTGCCCGGAAGATCCGGGAAGAAAGCGGTAAACGATGCGGCCTTTCTGAAGGTCGTAGGGCGTCATCTCGATCTTCACCCTGTCGCCCGGAAGAATGCGCACTCGATGGACTCTCATGCGTCCTGCGAGATGGCAGAGCAGTGAATGATCTTTTGCTTGTTCACTGGTCACACGGACCTTGAACGTGGCATTGGGATAGGCTTCCTCCACAACGCCGAGCAATTCAATTACATCCTTGGACACAGATAAACAGAGGGTCAAGAGCCGAATGATCCTACAGACAGTTTTTTGCGTCAGCAAGCCTAATGCCGTTGATTATATGGGAAAGGGTTAAAATGGTGTTGCTACAGTTGAATATTGTTATATAGACTTATTTCATGCAATCACCTCCCCCCCGTCGGGCAAAACCAGCACGGTGTGCTCAAAATGGGCAGAAAGGGACCCGTCCGCCGTGTGCAGTGTCCATCCGTCGCTCCCTTCGCGTATTTTCCGTGTGCCCACGGAAGTGATGGGTTCAATGGCCAGCATGGTGAACGCCGGAATCCGCGGCCCCGTGCCCGCCTCGCCCAGGTTGGGAATGTCCGGGAACTGGTGCAGGTTCTCCCCCAAGCCGTGCCCCGTGAGAGCGTGCATGCAGAAGAACCCCCTCCCCTCCACCTCTTCCTGGATACGCGCGGAAATGTCCCCGACGCGGACGCCGGAACGGATCAGGCCTACGGCGTTCTTGAGAGCGGTCTGCGTGGCATCGAGCAGGCGCCTCTGCTCTTCCGTCGGCTCGCCGATGACCACCGTGACGCACGCATCGGTGCAGAGCCCCCTGTACTTCACGCCGCAATCGAGGCCGACCATATCCCCCCTCTGCAATTCCCGGCTGCCGGGGATGCCGTGCACGCATTCGTCATTGATGGAGATGCACAGGGACGCCGGATACCCGTGGTAGCCCTTGAAAACCGGTTCCCCTTTCCGGGAACGGATGTACTCCTCAGCGATGCGGTCCAGCTCGCTCGTGCGCAGGCCTTCCCGCGCCGCCTTCGACACTTCATCCAATGCGCCGCGCAGGATCTTTCCGCCCTCGCGGGCAATGCCCATCTGCGCATCCGTGAGGATCTGGAACTGGGACATGGAGAAAGTGTACCTCCCTTCCACGGAGCTGTCGTCAATATCCGAAGCCTGGGAATGCAAAATTTGAAATGTAAAATGAGAAAGGATTGCTCCACACACTCGATCTAAGGAATTACTCCCATCATTTTGCATTTCTCATTTTGCATTTTGCATTACCCCAACTTCCTCACAATCCCCTCCAACGCCCCATACACCTCATCCATGGAACGCTTCCCGTCCACTTCCACCACCCTCCCTTCCTCCTTGTACGACTCAATGACCGGCATCGTCTTTTCGACGAACGTCTTCATGCGGCGGCGGATGGTTTCCTCGTTGGCGTCGTCCGCCCGCCCCTCGATCTTCGCACGGCCAAGGATGCGCTGCACGCCTTCCTCGGGATCCAAGAGGAGATGGATGGCGCGGAAGTCGCGCCCGACCTCCTTCATGACCGCATCGAAATCCTTCTGCTGGTCCCCGTCGCGCGGGATGCCGTCGAAGAGGATCCGCTGGCCGGCGGGACGCTTCTGGATCGCCTCTTTGACCACCTGCATGATGATCCCGTGCGGCACCAGCTTTCCCTGATCGAT
This region includes:
- the rpsK gene encoding 30S ribosomal protein S11, whose translation is MADAQKAPTAAEILSQTDLPGAAAPSADEATAGKPAKRKKSKRHVPRARVCIHASENNTIITFTDPAGNVLGWSSAGAAGFKGTRKSTPYAAKVAAETASLKVKPMGIESVDVEVKGLGPGREQAIRGLQSAGFSLESIIDVTPIAHGGCRPTGRRRV
- the rpsM gene encoding 30S ribosomal protein S13, encoding MLRISGVVLPGRKRIEISLTAIKGIGRPLSRRILNELSISLHAHADDLSETDAARIRSRVEKELTEGELMRKVSMDIKRLQDIGTWRGYRHRRKLPVRGQTSRRNARTKRGKKKTGLSGRTVLTKT
- the rpmJ gene encoding 50S ribosomal protein L36, with the protein product MKVRPSVKPRCKDCRLVLRRNGKGKVIRRIVCKNPRHKQRQG
- the map gene encoding type I methionyl aminopeptidase, translated to MSQFQILTDAQMGIAREGGKILRGALDEVSKAAREGLRTSELDRIAEEYIRSRKGEPVFKGYHGYPASLCISINDECVHGIPGSRELQRGDMVGLDCGVKYRGLCTDACVTVVIGEPTEEQRRLLDATQTALKNAVGLIRSGVRVGDISARIQEEVEGRGFFCMHALTGHGLGENLHQFPDIPNLGEAGTGPRIPAFTMLAIEPITSVGTRKIREGSDGWTLHTADGSLSAHFEHTVLVLPDGGEVIA
- a CDS encoding nucleoside monophosphate kinase, whose amino-acid sequence is MDLLLFGIQGSGKGTQAKRLAEAFGFDIFEAGGELRKIAADGSELGQTVKSYIDQGKLVPHGIIMQVVKEAIQKRPAGQRILFDGIPRDGDQQKDFDAVMKEVGRDFRAIHLLLDPEEGVQRILGRAKIEGRADDANEETIRRRMKTFVEKTMPVIESYKEEGRVVEVDGKRSMDEVYGALEGIVRKLG